The DNA window ACTGGGGGTTGTCCACCCACAGCTTGTTGACCCGGCCATCGTTTCCGATGACGAACTCCAGGGGGATTTTCGCGGCCAATCCCGGGCTTCGGGCCGCCTCTTCCTTGAAGCAGCGGAAGAGCGTGGACTTGTTGCCCGCGACGATGCGGTTGATGGCGGACTGGTCGAACTGCTGCGCCACCTGCATCCCGTCCGGGTCCGTGGCCACGTTGCCCGAGGGGCGCGGCGGCTTGCGATCCACCGACGCGACCGCCGTGGGCTTGCCTCCACCCGGGGACGAGGGCTTGCCGCCACCCGCCTCGGGGGGCTTCGGCTTCACCGTTCCCGGAATGGGGTAATCAAAGAGCTCTTCGTCATCCGGGCGCGCCTGCGCCACGCGAATGACCGGGGCCTCCATCTCGATGCCCTCGAACTCGTCCTCGCCGAACCAGCCGTGCACGGCGGCGTTGCGCGCCAGGTACAGGCCGACGGAGCCCAGCACGAGCGCCAGCCCTCCGGCGACTCCGCCCAGCACCATCATCCGCTTGCGGTTCTTCTCCCGCTCCACCAGGACGGCGGCGTCCACCCGCGCTCGCGCCTCGGCGAGCGCCACATGGACCTTGAAGGGCTCCACATCCTTCATCGGATGGAAGTCCCGCTCACCCGCCAGGGCCAGCAGGGACTCCGGCGTCAACTCCCCCGTCTTGAGCTTCTCGACAATGTGGTTGCCGCTGACCGGTCCAAGGACCAGGTCTCCATGCCGGAAGAGCCACTGACCATCCACGTCCGCCGCGAGTTCTTGTCCAGCCGCCATTTCGCGCGCGAGTATCCCGTGTTACCCCGCGACCTCGCAACGCCGTGCTCACATCAACCTCCAAGCGGACTCCCGTCGCCCTCTGGGTCTGGTACCTCGGTGGAAGCTTCCGGGGCTTCCAGCGCCAACCCCAAGGCCCCACCGTCCAGGAAGCCCTGGAGGGTGCGTTGCGGGCGGTGGGCGTCCCCGCCACGGTGATGCCGGCCGGTCGCACGGACCGGGGCGTCCATGCCCGGATGCAGGTGGTGAGCGTGCGGCTGGAGGCGGGAGACTCGGCGGAGGCACTCGCCCAGCGGCTGCCGGCGCACCTTCCCCCTGGGCTCGGGCTGTGCCTGGTCCGAAAGCCGCGCTCCTTCCATGCCCAGTGGAGCGCGAGCGGCAAGGCGTACCGGTACCGGTTCCACCTGGGTGGCTCCGTAGCCCCGGAATGGGCGCCCTACTCTCTGGATGTCGCCAACGAGGCGGGGCTTCAAGGCCAGGGCCATCGGGTGACGCCCGAACGGGTGGCGTCACTGCTCGCCCTGGCGGCGGGCACGCGCGACTTCATCGCGTTCCATGAGAAGTCCAGCCCCCAGAAGCCGCGCACGCTGGAGTCCGCCACCGTCCATGAACATGGAGGCGGGCTGTACGAGGCGCGGCTGAACGGGGATGGCTTTGCTCGCTACCAGGTGCGCTACGTGGTGGGTGGCGCGCTGAAGGTGGCGGCGGGGCTGTTGCCAGAAGAAGCGTGGCGCTCGGCCCTGGAGACGGGGGCGGCCATGGAGGGCTTCAAGGCGCCCGCTCACGGCCTGATGCTCTGGGAGGTTCGCTACCCTCCCGATGTGGATCCATTCACCGCCCCAGAGCGCCTCCAGCCTCCGGGGCTGCCGCGAGAGCCACCCTTCCTGCCCGGGTGACACGCGGTGGATCCACCCGGCCGTCAGTCGACGAGCCGCTCCTCATACTTCGCCAGCAGATCCGAGATGGCCTCCCGAAGGTACTCGCTCTGGCGGATGCGCGTGGAGCGCGACAGCTCCTTCAGGGCGTCGAGCTTCTCGCGGTTGAGCCGGAAGACCACCGAGGTGAGGCGGGGATTCATGTCCAAGTGCGCGACCTCCTACAGATGCGCACACCATCTCACAGGCCTGAATGATCGCAAGATTTTCACTCGGATCCACCTACCGGGAAGATCCACTGCAGCCCGGTGAAGGCCTCGGCATCGGCGCGAAGTCCGGATCCAAACCCGAGCGTGAGCCCGAGCCCTCCGTACACCGCGAACCGCTCCGAGAAGGTGTGACGCAGGCCCAAAGCTACGCGAGGCCCCAGCCACGGCCCAGAAAACGGCCGCACAACCGCGGCGAGATCCACGAACGACTGCCAGGACTCGAGTCCGAAGACGCTGCGGTAGCCGGCGATCAGCGAGAGGTCCGGCTCCCGGGCACTCCCGCGGATCACCACGAAGACCTCGTCCCCTTCGTTCCCCACCGTGAGGCTGGCCCCCACGTCGAGGAGCGCGTCCAGCCCCTTCACGGAGTCTTCGTCCTTGCGATCAATGAACTCCGTGTAGGACGCCCCTGGCCCGAGGATCAGCGAGACGGCGCGGCGCTCCCGATACGGAG is part of the Myxococcus landrumus genome and encodes:
- a CDS encoding AgmX/PglI C-terminal domain-containing protein → MAAGQELAADVDGQWLFRHGDLVLGPVSGNHIVEKLKTGELTPESLLALAGERDFHPMKDVEPFKVHVALAEARARVDAAVLVEREKNRKRMMVLGGVAGGLALVLGSVGLYLARNAAVHGWFGEDEFEGIEMEAPVIRVAQARPDDEELFDYPIPGTVKPKPPEAGGGKPSSPGGGKPTAVASVDRKPPRPSGNVATDPDGMQVAQQFDQSAINRIVAGNKSTLFRCFKEEAARSPGLAAKIPLEFVIGNDGRVNKLWVDNPQFKKGPLYDCLFTELQKWPFRAYEGERATVGLSFTLGKRG
- a CDS encoding ribbon-helix-helix domain-containing protein; translated protein: MDMNPRLTSVVFRLNREKLDALKELSRSTRIRQSEYLREAISDLLAKYEERLVD
- a CDS encoding tRNA pseudouridine synthase A, with protein sequence MLTSTSKRTPVALWVWYLGGSFRGFQRQPQGPTVQEALEGALRAVGVPATVMPAGRTDRGVHARMQVVSVRLEAGDSAEALAQRLPAHLPPGLGLCLVRKPRSFHAQWSASGKAYRYRFHLGGSVAPEWAPYSLDVANEAGLQGQGHRVTPERVASLLALAAGTRDFIAFHEKSSPQKPRTLESATVHEHGGGLYEARLNGDGFARYQVRYVVGGALKVAAGLLPEEAWRSALETGAAMEGFKAPAHGLMLWEVRYPPDVDPFTAPERLQPPGLPREPPFLPG